ACGAGGCGATCACCTGGGAACGGCTGGCCGGCACGCTCGCCGGGCACCTTGACGCGGCCACGCCCGGCGACGGCGGACCATGGCTCAAGGTCGGCATCGACGGGCCGCCCGCCGCACCCGGCGGCGAGCTCGCCGGACTCCTCGCCGAGGCGCTCCGGGCGCGCGGCCGCGCCGTCCACGTGGCCGGGACGGGCGGCTTCCTGCGTCCCGCTTCACTCCGGTACGAGTACGGGAAGCGGGACCCCGACGCGTACTACGACGGGTGGACCGACATCAAGGCCCTGTGGCGCGAGGTCTTCGCGCCGCTGGAACCCGGCGGCACCGGACGCGTGCTGCCCGACCTGTGGGACCCGGCCACGGACCGGGCGACCCGCAGCCCGTACGTGACGCTGCCGCCCGGCGGGGTGCTCCTGCTCCACGGGCCGTTCCTCCTCGGCCACTGGTTCCCCTTCGACCTCACCGTGCACCTGCGGCTCTCGGCCGCGGCCCTCGCCCGGCGCACCGAGGAGTCCTGGACGCTGCCCGCCTTCGCCCGGTACGAGGCGGAGGTCGACCCCGCCACGACCGCCGACGTCGTCGTACGCGCCGACGACCCGCGCCACCCGGCCTGGACCGGGGGCCAGTCCGGGGACTAGTACTCCAGCCGGACTTTGATGTTTTGCCTGGTCAACGGCTTGGGTTTGGGGAGTGTAGCGGGGTGGTGCTGGAAGCGGGGCGGGTTCACCTGGCCCGTCCCGCGAACGAGTGCCCTCGCCGTGTGTAGTGACATCTGCGGGCTCTGGCCTGGTGCCGACGGCGCCATCGTGACCAGTTCATCGAGTGGTCGCCCTGTGCAGCAGGATGTCGGTGGGCAGCTGCCAGGAGACGGCGAATCTCGGCTGGTGTGAGGTCCACGAGGTCGGGAGTGTTCTGCTCGGTTCCCCTTTTTCCCTCGCGTGGGCGGCGGTGACGGCCAGGAACGCGTGGGCGAGCATGGCGAGAGTGATGTGCCGGTGCCAGCCGGTGTAGCGGCGGACTTCGTACTGGTCCAGGCCGCATTCGTTCTTCGCGCTCTGGAAGCACTCCTCGATCTTCCAGCGGCAGCCGGCGATCCCCACGAGGTCGGTGAGGGTTGCCTGCAGGGGTGCCGAGGCGAGGAAGTAGGCGAGCTCGTCCGGCTTGGTGATGCTGCGGCGGGCGAGCATCCATCGCTGGCGGGTGGGCTCGTCGCCGTCGAATTCCCAGACAGCCGGCAGCCGGGCCGCGGCCCAGTCGTAGATTCGGGGCCCCTTGGCGCCGTCGCCGCAGGAGAGCTGCTGCCACGCTTCTGGCGGAGCCTGGCCGATGAGATGGTCGATGCGGGGGCCGTGGACCTGCTGGGACTTCGGTACGGCCATGACATAGGACAGGCCGACGTCTTCCAGGAACCGGCGGAAGCGGGAGTCCTGCCCGTAGGCGGCATCCGCGGTGACCCAGGCGACGGGCAGCGGGGAGGCGAGTGCTCGCAGGACCATGGTGCGGGCCAGGTCGTTCTTCGTCGCGAAGCCACGCTCGCTGGGGATCTTGGCAGCACGGCAGCGCTCGAGGTCGTCGGTCCAGGACTTGGGCAGGTAGAGCTCGCGGTCGACCAAGGCATGGCCCAGGGTGGTGGCGTAGGCGGCGAAGACACCGATCTGGCAGTTCTCGGTGCGGCCGGCTGTGCCGGAGTACTGCCGTTGCACCCCGGCTGAAGTGACACCCTTCTTGACGAAGCCGGTGTCGTCGATGATCAGGACACCGTCGTCGGCGCCGAGGTGCTCGGCGACGTAACCCTGCAGGTCATCACGGATTCCGTCGGCTTCCCACCGGCTTTTCGCCAGGAGGTGCTGCAGTCCGTCCGGCGTGGAGTGCCCGGCAAACTCGGCCAGTTGCCAGGAGTTCTTGCGGCCCACCGGGCCGAGCAGACCACGGACGTAGTCCCGCATCCGGCGTCGCGGCTCAACACGTGAGAAGCGGTGCCCGACTTGCAGGAAGAGTTCTTCCAGTTCGTGTTCCCACTCGTTGGCGGTTACGTCATCAGTCACACATGGTGGCTGTCCAGCCCGATGTCACTACACACGGCGAGGGCACTCGTTCGCGGGACGGGCCAGGTGAACCCGCCCCGCTTCCAGCACCACCCCGCTACACTCCCCAAACCCAAGCCGTTGACCAGGCAAAACATCAAAGTCCTGCTGGAGTACTAGGGCCTGTCCGGCGGATCATGGCCGGGGCCCCGGCGTCTGGCACGGCACCTCGCCGCGTTGCCGAAACGCCCGAATAGCTCCGCTATTAGTGCGCTCCGGCGCCTTGCGATGCACCGCACCAGACGCCGCGACCTATCCGACCCTGATCCGCCGGACAGGCCCTAGACGGTCGCCCCGGGTGTGGGGTCCAAGGGTCTGCCTCCCACGACGGTGACCGCCTCCGCGCCCGCGCGGCAGCCCGCCTCCGCGGCCTTCACCGGGTCCGCGCCCGCCAGCCGGACCGCCAGGAACGCGCCGGTGAAGGCGTCGCCCGCGCCCGTCGAGTCCACCCGGAGCGCCGCGGGCACCGGAGGCGCCGCCACCCGTGCCGTGACCGCGCCGCCCTCGGCGACCAGAGCGCCCGCCGGTCCGAGGGTGACCACGACGAGCGGATGGCGCCGGCTCAGATCCGCGGCCGCCGCTTCCGGTTCACGGCACCCGGTCAGCAGCCGGGCCTCGTCGGCGTTGGGCAGCAGTACGTCGGCACCCGCCGTCGCCTCCAGGAACCCGTCCACCCCCAGCTCCGCGAGGAACCCCGCGGAGGCCGGGTCCACGCTCACCGGAACGCCCGCCTCCCGCGCGTCCCGCAGCGCCCGCCGGGCCGTCTCGCGGCTCGCCGGGGCGAAGAACAGATAGCCGGAGAGGTGCAGCGCGGCCACGCCGTCGAGTACGCCGGCGCTCCAGTCGGCGGGGGAGAGGCGCAGCGCGGCGCCGCTGTCGGTGAGGAAGGTCCGCTCGGCCGAGGCGTCGACGAGCGCGATCACGGTGGCCGTCGCCGCCTCCGCGTCCCGGACGAGCAGCGGGCGCACCCCCGCCCGTCTCAGCGCCCGCTCGTGCCAGTCCGCCGCGTCCGTCCCGACCCGGCCGAGCAGCCGCACGTCCTCGCAGCCGGAACGCACCGCCCAGCAGGCCGCGTTGGCCCCGGCGCCGCCCGGGAGGGTCCGGATCTCCGCCGCCGTGTCCGTCGCGGGCGCGAGGGGCGTCCGGTGCCGGGCGACGACGTCCGTCACCACGTCCCCGACGACCAACAGCGCGCGCCCCAGCCGGCTCACCGTCCGCCCGCGCCGGGAGCCCCCGCGCCGGGAGCCCGCGTGCCAGGCGTCCCCGTGCGAGGCGTTCCCGAGCCCCGTGCCCCCGCGCCGTACGCCGTCGCGATCCGGGCCGCGAGCCGGACGTTGCCCCGTACCGCCGCGAGGTTCGCCTCCAGGGACGCCCCTGCCGTGTGCACCGTCAGGTATTCGAGCAGGAACGGCGTCACGGCCTGCCCCGTGATCGCCTTCTCCTTCGCCGCCGCGAGCCCCTGTGCGAGGACCCGGTCGTGGAGCGCGGGGTCCAACTGCTCCGTCTCCGGCACCGGGTTGGCCACGACGAGCGAGGCCTGCCGCCCGCCGAGCGCGTCCTGGGCCCGTATGACCCCCGCCACCTCCTCCGGGCTCCGCAGCGTCCAGTCGACGGGCTCGCCCGAGGAGGACAGGTAGAACCCGGGGAAGTGCTCCGTGCCGTATCCGACGACCGTCACCCCCAGCGTCTCCAGGCGCTGCAGAGTCGCCGGCACGTCGAGGATCGACTTCACCCCGGCGCACACCACTGTGATCCCGACCTCGGCGAGCAGCCGCAGGTCGGCCGACTCGTCCTGGGTCTCGCTCCACTCGCGGTGCACGCCGCCGAGCCCGCCGGTCGCGAACACCCGTATGCCCGCCGCGTCCGCGAGCCACGCCGTCGCCGAGACCGTCGTCGCGCCCGTCGCCCCGGTCGCCAGGGCCGGGGCCAGATCGCGGTGACCCAGCTTCCGCACCGCCGGGTCCTCCGCGATCCGGGTCAGTGCCGCACGGTCCAGGCCCACCCGGGCGGTGCCGTCGACCACGGCGACGGTGGCGGGGACGGCGCCCCCGGCCCGTACGAGCTCCTCCAGCTCCAGGGCCACGGCGAGGTTGCGCGGGCGGGGCAGGCCGTGGGCGATGATCGTCGATTCCAGCGCGACGACGGGCCGGCCCTCGTGGAGCGCCTCCCGTACCTCTTCGGACACCTGTGTGGACATGTCCCATTCCTGGCGCGACCACGGGCCCCGCAAACCTCGGTGGCGACCTCCTGCCACACGCCCCGCCGTCCGCGGGCGCTCCTGCGGATTCCGTGACGGCGTCTCCGCTCCCGTCGCCGCGGACGGCCGAGGAGCCCCGCCGCGCTTCGCCGGGAGCGTGGTGCGGAATTCGTCGCCGTCGTCGCATTCGGGTAAGTCGCCTGGTAGGAGGCGAAGCGGAGCGATCTGTTCCACCCGGTCCCGGTCCCCGGGACGCTCCTGAGCCCCGCTACAGTCACCGCCCATGACGACACATGACGTGCCCTCCTTCGCCGTGCACATTCCCGACGCGGAGCTCGAGGCGGACCCTCTCGACCCCGCCCAGATCGTCTCCGGCACGCCCGAGGTGACGGGCAAGGTGCTGTGGGAGTCCGCCGACGGAAAGCAGGTGCGCGGAATCTGGCAGATCACGCCCGGAGTCGTCACCGACACCGAGGCCAACGAGCTCTTCGTGGTGGTCAGCGGACGGGCGACCGTCGCCGTCGAGGGCGGGGAGACGCTGGAGATCGGCCCCGGCGACGCGTGCGTGCTGCGCGAGGGCGACCGGACGACCTGGACCGTGCACGAGACCCTGCGCAAGGCGTACCACATCAGCCTCTGAGGCCTCCCGGGGTCCGTGCCACTGGCTCCGAAGTCCGTGCGGGCAGGGGGAGTTGAAGGTCTGGTAGGAAACCTTCCTATCGGCTAGCATCCCGGCCAGCGGCTTGGCGCGGCGCCCGACCCCACGGGCGTGACGCGCTCAGCGAGAGCTCTGACCCGGCCGCCGAGCACCACCCCGCCGCGTGGCGCCCCGAATCGCCACGCGGCAGGGTCCTCGTGCTCCGCACCGGTGTCCAGCTCTCGCCGACCCCTCAGGCCAGGGAGCCCAGGTATGCGCCTGTACGCCTCCACACCACCGCGCAGCACCCCCACCACCCCCTTCACCACCACCCGACTGACTCTCGTCCTCACCGCCGTCCTGCTGCTCGTCGGCGGCCTCCTGCTCGCCCACCCGGACCGGGCCGGCGCCGCGGCCGATCCGCTGATCTCCCAGGGCAGGCCGGCCACCTCCTCGTCCGTCGAGGACAGCACGTTCGGCCCGGAGAAGGCCTTCGACGGCGTCTCCACCACCCGCTGGGCCAGCGCCGAAGGCTCCGACCCCCAGTGGATCCGGGTCGACCTCGGCGCCAACGCCACCGTCTCCCGCGTCCGCCTCGTCTGGGAGGCCGCCTACGCCAAGGCCTACCGCGTCGAGATCTCCGAGGACGGCACCACCTGGACCCGCCTCGCCACCGAGACCGCCGGGAACGGCGGCACGGACGACTGGACAGGACTCACCGGCAAGGGCCGCCACCTCCGCGTCTACGGGACGGCACGCGGCACCTCGTACGGCTACTCCCTCTTCGCGGTCGAGGCCTACGGCACGACCGGCACCGCGCCCCCGCCCACCGGCGCCTTCACCGTCGTCGCGGCCGGGGACATCGCCGCCCAGTGCACGGCCTCCAGCAGCTCCTGCGCCCACCCCAAGACCGCCGCGCTGGCACAGCGGATCGCCCCGTCCTTCTACCTGACGATGGGCGACAACCAGTACGACGACGCCCTGCTCTCCGACTTCCGCGCCTACTACGACAAGACCTGGGGCGCCTTCAAGGCGAAGACGCGGCCGGTGCCCGGCAACCACGAGACCTACGACCCCGCGGGCTCGCTCGCCGGCTACAAGGCGTACTTCGGCGCGATCGCCTACCCCCAGGGCAAGCCCTACTACAGCTACGACCAGGGCAACTGGCACTTCGTCGCCCTCGACTCCAACTCCTTCGACGACCCCGCCCAGATCCAGTGGCTGAAGGACGACCTCGCCCGCAACACCAAGGGCTGCCTCGCCGCCTACTTCCACCACCCCCTGTACTCCTCCGGCGGCCACGGCAACGACCCCGTCTCCCGGCCGGTCTGGCAGATCCTGTACGGGGCCAAGGCCGACCTCGTCCTCAACGGACACGACCACCACTACGAGCGGTTCGCCCCGCAGGACCCGAACGGGCGCGCCACCGCCGACGGCATCGTCGAGATCGTCGGGGGCATGGGCGGCGCCGACCCCTACGACATCGAGACGGTCCAGCCGAACAGCCAGAAGCGGATCAGCGGCCCGTACGGCGTCCTGAAACTGGACCTCACCGACACCACCTACACCTGGCAGTACGTCGGCACCGACGACCAGGTGAAGGACTCCGGCCCGACCTACACCTGCCACTGATGTACCTCGCGACCACCGGTCGCCGCGGCGCGCCGCCCGCCCCCTCGCGGGGCAGGCGGCGCGTCCCGGGCACCGTCCCCGGCACCGTCCTCTCGCTCGGCGCGGTCAGCCTGGTCACCGACATCTCCTCCGAGATGGTGACCGCCGTGCTGCCGCTCTACCTCGTCGTCGGACTCGGCCTCTCCCCGCTCCAGTTCGGCCTGCTCGACGGGCTCTCCACCGGCGCCACCGCGCTCGTACGGATCCTCGGCGGCGCCACCGCCGACCGCGGAGGACGCCACAAACAGGTCGGGGGGCTCGGCTACGCCCTCTCGGCCTGTTCCCGCCTCGGCCTCCTCCTCGCGGGCGGCTCGGCCGGCGGGATCGCCGCCGCGCTCGCCGCCGACCGGCTCGGCAAGGGCGTCCGCACGGCCCCGCGCGACGCGCTCATCACCCTGCACAGCCCGCCGGACGAGCTGGGCCGCGCCTTCGGCACCCACCGTGCCATGGACACCACCGGAGCCCTCCTGGGCCCCCTGGCCGCCTTCGCCCTGCTGTGGGCCACGGCCGAGGCGTACGAGGCGGTCTTCGCCGTCAGCTTCTGCGTCGGGGTGTTCGGCGTCCTGCTGTGGGTGCTGCTGGTCCCGGGGCGTCGCGACACGGCGGCACGACGGCCCCGGGAGGCGCAGGCCGCCGAAGCGGCGCCACGCGCGCGTGGCGGGGTCTTCGCCGCGCTGCGCTCGCCCGCCTACCGGCGGATCCTCCTCTGCGCCGGGCTGCTCGGCGCCGCCACCGTCGGCGACGCCTTCCTGTACCTGCTGCTCCAGCGACGGCTCGAACTCGACGCCACCTGGTTCCCGTTCCTGCCGCTCGCCGCCGCCGGTGTCTATCTGCTGCTCGCCGTCCCGGCCGGCCGCCTCGCCGACCGCGTCGGGCGCCGCCGGCCCTTCCTGTACGGGCACGGGGCCCTGCTCCTCGCGTACGGACTGCTCCTCGCGCCCGTACCGGACGTCCTTCTCGTCGGGGGCGTCCTGGTGCTGATCGGCACCTTCTATGCGGCCACCGACGGCGTCCTGATGGCCCTGACCGGCCCCTTCCTCACCGAGGGGCGCCAGGCCGGCGGCCTCGCGCTCGTCCAGACCGCGCAGGCGCTGGCCCGGCTCGGCGCCGCCGTCGCGTTCGGCGCCGTCTGGACGGCGAGCGGGCCGGAGGCGGCACTCGTGGCGGCGCTCCTGGCCCTCGCCGCGGCCCTGTGCTGCGCCGCCCGAGTCCTGCCGGCCGCGAGTCCCGTGCCCGGCGGCGCTCTGCCTTCCGCCTCGTCCACGGCCCTCCGAGAGGACTGACCCATGCACGCCGTGACCGATGTCCGCCTGTCCCGCCACGCGCGCGTGTGGATCCTCGTCCTCGCCCTCGTCCTGCTGGGCGGCGGCGCGACCGCCTACACCCTGCGGGCGGCGTCCGGGCGGCAGGCCGGGACCACCGCGGCCCCCGTGGCCGGCTTCACCCTCGACGGGGGCCGCCCCGGCGCGCTCCACGTCAGGGACACCGCGACCGGGCGCGTCGCGCGCGTGGACCCGACCGCGGCCGGCGGCCGGGTGGCCGACGGGCCCGCCTGCGACCGCTTCCACGCGGCCGGCGGCACCGCCCTCTGCCTCGTGCGCCGGCCGGGTGTCCCGGCCCGCTCGTACGCCCTCGTGCTCGACCGCCGGCTGCGCGAAGTGCGCCGTATCGCGCTCCCCGGCATCCCCAGCCGCGCCCGGGTCTCCGCCTCGGGGCGGATGCTCTCCTGGACGATGTTCGCGACCGGCGACTCCTACGCGCGCTCGTCCTTCTCCACCCGCACGTCGATCCTCGACCTGCGCACCGGGTACCTGGTCAAGAACATCGAGCTGATTCCGCTGACCCTCGGCGGACGCCGGTACCACGCCCCCGACGTCAACTACTGGGGCGTCTCCTTCGCCGCCGACGACAACCGCTTCTACGCCACCGTCTCGACGGACGGGCGTACTTATCTCGTCGAGGGCGACATGGCGAACTGGTCGGCCCGGACCCTGCGGGAGAACGTCGAATGCCCGTCGCTCTCCCCGGACGGAACCCGGATCGCCTTCAAGAAGCGGGTCTCCGAAGGCCCGCGCGAGCCGTGGCGGCTGTACGTGTACGACCTGCGCTCCGGGCGCGAGCACCCCGTCGCCGAGCGGCGCGGCATCGACGACCAGGCCCTGTGGACGGACCCGAAGACCCTCGCGTACGGATACGGGGGAGCGGTCTGGTCCGTACCGGCCGACGGCACGGGGGCGCCACGCCGGCTGGCGCGCGGGGCCTCGTCACCCGCCGTACCGCGCTGACCGGCGTGCCCACCGGCCGAGCCCGGCTCAGGGCGGGACCGGTTCAGGGCAGGACCGGGCTCAGGGCGCGACCGGGTTCAGGGCGCGACCGGATCCGACTTCCGGAGGGCGCCGCGGACCGCGAGCGCCGCCATCGGAAGCAGCAGACACGCGGCGATCGCGTTGAGCGGCCCGTAGCCCGCCTGCGAGACGATCAGGCCCGCCGCGAGCCCACCGACCCCGGCGGCGGTG
The sequence above is a segment of the Streptomyces sp. NBC_01255 genome. Coding sequences within it:
- a CDS encoding uridine kinase, which encodes MRYEAITWERLAGTLAGHLDAATPGDGGPWLKVGIDGPPAAPGGELAGLLAEALRARGRAVHVAGTGGFLRPASLRYEYGKRDPDAYYDGWTDIKALWREVFAPLEPGGTGRVLPDLWDPATDRATRSPYVTLPPGGVLLLHGPFLLGHWFPFDLTVHLRLSAAALARRTEESWTLPAFARYEAEVDPATTADVVVRADDPRHPAWTGGQSGD
- a CDS encoding IS701 family transposase; protein product: MTDDVTANEWEHELEELFLQVGHRFSRVEPRRRMRDYVRGLLGPVGRKNSWQLAEFAGHSTPDGLQHLLAKSRWEADGIRDDLQGYVAEHLGADDGVLIIDDTGFVKKGVTSAGVQRQYSGTAGRTENCQIGVFAAYATTLGHALVDRELYLPKSWTDDLERCRAAKIPSERGFATKNDLARTMVLRALASPLPVAWVTADAAYGQDSRFRRFLEDVGLSYVMAVPKSQQVHGPRIDHLIGQAPPEAWQQLSCGDGAKGPRIYDWAAARLPAVWEFDGDEPTRQRWMLARRSITKPDELAYFLASAPLQATLTDLVGIAGCRWKIEECFQSAKNECGLDQYEVRRYTGWHRHITLAMLAHAFLAVTAAHAREKGEPSRTLPTSWTSHQPRFAVSWQLPTDILLHRATTR
- a CDS encoding carbohydrate kinase family protein, which translates into the protein MSRLGRALLVVGDVVTDVVARHRTPLAPATDTAAEIRTLPGGAGANAACWAVRSGCEDVRLLGRVGTDAADWHERALRRAGVRPLLVRDAEAATATVIALVDASAERTFLTDSGAALRLSPADWSAGVLDGVAALHLSGYLFFAPASRETARRALRDAREAGVPVSVDPASAGFLAELGVDGFLEATAGADVLLPNADEARLLTGCREPEAAAADLSRRHPLVVVTLGPAGALVAEGGAVTARVAAPPVPAALRVDSTGAGDAFTGAFLAVRLAGADPVKAAEAGCRAGAEAVTVVGGRPLDPTPGATV
- a CDS encoding pseudouridine-5'-phosphate glycosidase, yielding MSTQVSEEVREALHEGRPVVALESTIIAHGLPRPRNLAVALELEELVRAGGAVPATVAVVDGTARVGLDRAALTRIAEDPAVRKLGHRDLAPALATGATGATTVSATAWLADAAGIRVFATGGLGGVHREWSETQDESADLRLLAEVGITVVCAGVKSILDVPATLQRLETLGVTVVGYGTEHFPGFYLSSSGEPVDWTLRSPEEVAGVIRAQDALGGRQASLVVANPVPETEQLDPALHDRVLAQGLAAAKEKAITGQAVTPFLLEYLTVHTAGASLEANLAAVRGNVRLAARIATAYGAGARGSGTPRTGTPGTRAPGAGAPGAGGR
- a CDS encoding cupin domain-containing protein; protein product: MTTHDVPSFAVHIPDAELEADPLDPAQIVSGTPEVTGKVLWESADGKQVRGIWQITPGVVTDTEANELFVVVSGRATVAVEGGETLEIGPGDACVLREGDRTTWTVHETLRKAYHISL
- a CDS encoding discoidin domain-containing protein; this translates as MRLYASTPPRSTPTTPFTTTRLTLVLTAVLLLVGGLLLAHPDRAGAAADPLISQGRPATSSSVEDSTFGPEKAFDGVSTTRWASAEGSDPQWIRVDLGANATVSRVRLVWEAAYAKAYRVEISEDGTTWTRLATETAGNGGTDDWTGLTGKGRHLRVYGTARGTSYGYSLFAVEAYGTTGTAPPPTGAFTVVAAGDIAAQCTASSSSCAHPKTAALAQRIAPSFYLTMGDNQYDDALLSDFRAYYDKTWGAFKAKTRPVPGNHETYDPAGSLAGYKAYFGAIAYPQGKPYYSYDQGNWHFVALDSNSFDDPAQIQWLKDDLARNTKGCLAAYFHHPLYSSGGHGNDPVSRPVWQILYGAKADLVLNGHDHHYERFAPQDPNGRATADGIVEIVGGMGGADPYDIETVQPNSQKRISGPYGVLKLDLTDTTYTWQYVGTDDQVKDSGPTYTCH
- a CDS encoding MFS transporter; this encodes MYLATTGRRGAPPAPSRGRRRVPGTVPGTVLSLGAVSLVTDISSEMVTAVLPLYLVVGLGLSPLQFGLLDGLSTGATALVRILGGATADRGGRHKQVGGLGYALSACSRLGLLLAGGSAGGIAAALAADRLGKGVRTAPRDALITLHSPPDELGRAFGTHRAMDTTGALLGPLAAFALLWATAEAYEAVFAVSFCVGVFGVLLWVLLVPGRRDTAARRPREAQAAEAAPRARGGVFAALRSPAYRRILLCAGLLGAATVGDAFLYLLLQRRLELDATWFPFLPLAAAGVYLLLAVPAGRLADRVGRRRPFLYGHGALLLAYGLLLAPVPDVLLVGGVLVLIGTFYAATDGVLMALTGPFLTEGRQAGGLALVQTAQALARLGAAVAFGAVWTASGPEAALVAALLALAAALCCAARVLPAASPVPGGALPSASSTALRED